One part of the Candidatus Thermoplasmatota archaeon genome encodes these proteins:
- a CDS encoding site-specific integrase, with protein MVGKREERLLEDEDVRRWFENMSRGAQSTADNYLRCMGRFCERTRITPRELAKMPKKKREDLIHDYVTEREGEGRAGSYIETELKALKSWLSWNDITLSRKIKVKGTRSTPTLAEEMIPDREGLRRVLNAADPRARVAVSLVAFSGLRIQVLGSYEGSDGLRVGDFPEMQVEDDKVTFDSVPTMAVVRPELSKTEHQYFTFLGPEGCSYLQAYLMNRMAAGEELNKDSPIITPKRAKKDFITSINVGDIIRKAMRAAGDKNRPYVLRSYFDTRCMQAESKGLLRDFRVFWMGHVGDIEHKYTLNKGRLPEDLIEQMRGAYESALEYLETAPNQRKGDPTLKLLRVFLQAAGYSEEQIEAMQLETKSEEEIVLLLQDAPKRLMANGGDPRQRIVSIENLPSFLDEGWIYKSTLPDSRIIIELSLT; from the coding sequence ATGGTCGGTAAGAGGGAAGAGAGACTGCTCGAGGACGAAGATGTACGTCGGTGGTTCGAGAACATGTCGAGGGGAGCTCAATCAACTGCTGACAACTACCTTCGCTGCATGGGCAGATTCTGCGAGAGGACCCGGATAACACCAAGAGAGCTAGCCAAGATGCCGAAGAAGAAGCGAGAGGACCTTATTCACGACTATGTCACGGAAAGGGAAGGCGAGGGGAGGGCAGGGAGCTACATCGAGACGGAACTCAAGGCGTTGAAGTCCTGGCTCTCGTGGAATGATATCACGCTGAGCAGGAAGATCAAGGTCAAGGGAACAAGAAGCACCCCTACACTTGCAGAGGAGATGATCCCTGACCGGGAGGGTCTGAGACGTGTCCTCAATGCCGCGGACCCGAGAGCTCGCGTGGCGGTATCCTTGGTGGCATTCAGTGGACTACGGATACAGGTTCTTGGGAGCTACGAGGGAAGCGACGGTCTGCGGGTCGGAGACTTCCCGGAGATGCAAGTGGAGGATGACAAAGTCACCTTCGACAGCGTTCCGACCATGGCAGTTGTGAGGCCTGAGCTATCAAAAACGGAGCATCAGTATTTCACCTTCCTTGGGCCCGAGGGTTGCAGCTATCTGCAGGCCTATCTCATGAACAGGATGGCAGCGGGAGAGGAGCTCAACAAGGACAGCCCCATCATCACCCCGAAACGGGCAAAGAAGGACTTCATCACTTCCATCAATGTCGGTGACATAATCCGGAAAGCCATGCGAGCGGCGGGTGACAAGAATCGACCCTACGTTCTGCGGAGCTACTTCGATACGCGCTGTATGCAGGCGGAATCGAAGGGACTCCTGAGGGATTTCCGTGTGTTCTGGATGGGGCACGTAGGGGACATCGAACACAAATACACCCTCAACAAGGGCAGACTTCCAGAGGATCTCATCGAACAGATGCGGGGTGCGTACGAGAGTGCACTCGAATATCTGGAGACCGCTCCGAACCAGAGAAAAGGGGATCCGACTCTCAAGTTGCTGCGTGTCTTCCTTCAAGCAGCGGGCTACTCTGAAGAGCAAATAGAGGCGATGCAACTCGAGACGAAATCCGAGGAGGAGATCGTCTTGCTCCTCCAGGATGCTCCGAAGAGGCTGATGGCAAACGGAGGCGACCCGAGGCAGAGGATTGTGAGCATCGAGAACCTTCCTTCATTTCTGGATGAGGGGTGGATATACAAGTCGACGCTACCAGATAGCAGAATCATCATCGAGCTCTCTTTGACATGA